The genomic window ACTATGAAATTTTTTAAAAATAAGCTGACAGTAACTGTTGTTGTACTGTCAGTTAGCTTTTTACTTTTAATTGGATATACATCCACAAGAAATAAAAAATCTACTGCGGAAAATGGTATAGGTGTTGCTTTGAATTCTGTTCAAGGTGTTATATATAATTTTAATAATAAAGTTAAGAATAATATAAGCTTTCTTTTGAATTTTTCAAAAGTTAAGAATGAAAATGAAATACTAACTAGTGAAAACACTAAACTTAAAGATAAAGAGATAAAATATGATGCTCTGGAAAAAGAAAATGAAAGATTGAAGAGCATGCTAAAATTTAAATCTACAAAATCTCAATATAATTATGTAGGCTGCGACATTATAGGAAAGAGCGGTAATAACTGGCTAGATGGTTTTTTTATAAACAGGGGAACTGATGATGGTATAAAAACAAGAATGATAGTTGTTACTGGAGAAGGCTTAGTTGGACAGGTTACTTCTGTTGGAAAAGATTGGTCTATAGTTCAATCTTTAGTAAACGAAAATATTGCTGTTGCAGGTCTAGTTAATAGTACAAGAGAAAATGATGGAGTAGTAAAAGGATATAGAGATAGTAATGATAAATTGCTTGCAAAATTATACTTTCTTCCTTTAACCTCTAAAATTAAAAAAGGAGATGTTATTTTAACATCTGGATTAGGTGAATTATACCCTAAAGGTATAAAAATAGGAACGGTTATAGAAATAGAAGAGGATAAGGGTAAATTAGTTAAAAATGCTATTATTCAGCCAAGTGTAGATTTTAATAAATTAGAAGAAGTACTTGTAGTAGTACCAACAAATGAAAGAGAAGTTAAATATGAGTTTTAAGGTGATCATATGAAAAAAATAGTTACATTAGTGTTGTTAAGTATTTTATTCTGTATACTGGATAATTCTCTTATGCCTTTTTTACAAGTTAAAGGGTGTTATCCAAGTCTTCTATTTGTTTTTGTAATTTGTTATTCTATTATAAATGATACTTGGAGTGGTTTGATTTTAGGTGTGTTTTCTGGACTTTTACAAGATATATATCTTTCTAATAGTTTAGGAATTAATATGCTAGTAAATATGCTAATGTGTCTTTTAGCAAATAAAGTAGGGAAAAGCATATTTAAAGATAAATTTATAGTTCCAGTGTTAAGTAATTTTTTTATAAGCATATTAAAGGGACTTTTGGTATTTGTAATATTTTGTATATTAAAACAGCACATGCCTATAAAATTTGTATTATACACAAGTATATATAATGGAATAGTTGCACTTTTTATGTATAAAAAGGTTTATAAACTTTGTCAAAAAGATTTTATGATAAAAAATTGGAGATTTTAAAGTGGTGATTTCTATTGAGTAAATTTAGTATTTTAGAAAGAAAAAATAAAAATTATGATGGACATAAAAAATTTAATAGGTATACTGCGTTAGTAGTTTGTATGTTATTTGTTTTTTCATTAATAGCTTCTAGATTAGCTTATCTTCAAATAGTTAAAGCAGATGAGTATAGAGAAGAAACAAGCAAAAGGGCTATAAGGAATATCCCTATTGAACCACCAAGAGGTAATATTATTGATTCTAAAGGAAAAGTGTTAGCAGAAAGTAAACAGGGATATACTCTTGTTTTTACTGAAACAACGGAAAGTAAAAAAGAATTTTTCAATACTATGATTAAAGTATTTGATATCTTAGATAAAGAAAAAGAAGTTCAAGGGGACAACTTTGAACTTAAGATTAATCCATTTAGATTTGAGTTTGATAGTGAAAATCCTAAAACAAGAAAATGGATGGAATTGAGATTTAAAAAAGATAGAGGAATGAACACTAA from Clostridium sp. MB40-C1 includes these protein-coding regions:
- the mreC gene encoding rod shape-determining protein MreC produces the protein MKFFKNKLTVTVVVLSVSFLLLIGYTSTRNKKSTAENGIGVALNSVQGVIYNFNNKVKNNISFLLNFSKVKNENEILTSENTKLKDKEIKYDALEKENERLKSMLKFKSTKSQYNYVGCDIIGKSGNNWLDGFFINRGTDDGIKTRMIVVTGEGLVGQVTSVGKDWSIVQSLVNENIAVAGLVNSTRENDGVVKGYRDSNDKLLAKLYFLPLTSKIKKGDVILTSGLGELYPKGIKIGTVIEIEEDKGKLVKNAIIQPSVDFNKLEEVLVVVPTNEREVKYEF
- the mreD gene encoding rod shape-determining protein MreD, whose product is MKKIVTLVLLSILFCILDNSLMPFLQVKGCYPSLLFVFVICYSIINDTWSGLILGVFSGLLQDIYLSNSLGINMLVNMLMCLLANKVGKSIFKDKFIVPVLSNFFISILKGLLVFVIFCILKQHMPIKFVLYTSIYNGIVALFMYKKVYKLCQKDFMIKNWRF